The following proteins come from a genomic window of Candidatus Thiodiazotropha sp. CDECU1:
- a CDS encoding ABC transporter ATP-binding protein produces the protein MLQPSSNQHPVTASGLVKFVDTAAGRIDILQRIDLRVSPGEAVAILGASGSGKSTLLGLLAGLDQASSGEVRLFGTQLSGLDEDGRAALRAGKVGFVFQSFQLLSGMTALENVMLPLELAGHGKPEQAAKAALSEAGLAQRLHHYPSQLSGGEQQRVALARAFAPDPQVLFADEPTANLDAHTGERVADLLFKLQEQSQTVLILVTHDEMLADRCDRRLYLRDGMLESEA, from the coding sequence ATGTTGCAACCATCATCCAATCAACACCCTGTGACCGCAAGCGGCCTGGTGAAGTTCGTCGACACGGCCGCAGGCAGGATAGATATCCTGCAGCGGATCGACCTGAGGGTATCCCCCGGTGAGGCTGTGGCGATCCTGGGTGCATCGGGCTCTGGCAAATCCACACTGCTGGGATTGCTGGCCGGTCTGGACCAGGCCTCGTCCGGCGAAGTCCGGCTGTTCGGTACCCAGCTCAGCGGTCTGGATGAGGATGGTCGCGCTGCCCTGCGGGCCGGCAAGGTGGGGTTTGTGTTTCAGTCCTTTCAACTCCTCTCGGGCATGACAGCCCTGGAGAATGTCATGTTGCCCCTGGAACTGGCAGGACACGGGAAACCGGAACAAGCGGCCAAGGCCGCCCTCTCAGAGGCCGGGCTGGCACAACGCCTGCACCACTACCCCTCCCAACTCTCCGGGGGTGAACAGCAGCGTGTGGCCCTGGCCCGGGCCTTCGCCCCTGATCCCCAGGTCCTGTTTGCGGACGAACCCACCGCCAACCTGGATGCCCACACCGGAGAGCGGGTGGCGGATCTGCTGTTCAAGCTACAGGAGCAGAGCCAGACCGTACTGATTCTGGTCACCCATGATGAAATGCTGGCCGATCGCTGCGATCGCCGCCTCTACCTGCGTGACGGTATGTTGGAGAGCGAGGCTTGA
- a CDS encoding DUF3465 domain-containing protein — translation MSQTKKVVVGVLIILVAGYVGLLQRQQTPPVVVPDATPQSVGDDQITRAYRQRAKDLQVRGDGEVVRLLADDLDGSRHQRFILRLASGHTVLIAHNIDLAPRVDAIDVGDTIGFSGVYEWNERGGVVHWTHHDPQGRRQGGWIEHRGRRYR, via the coding sequence TTGTCACAAACGAAAAAAGTCGTTGTTGGCGTTCTCATTATTCTGGTCGCCGGCTATGTAGGCCTGCTGCAACGGCAACAAACCCCACCAGTAGTAGTTCCCGATGCAACCCCCCAGAGCGTTGGCGATGACCAGATCACGCGTGCCTACCGGCAACGGGCGAAAGATCTACAGGTAAGGGGTGATGGTGAGGTTGTGCGGTTGCTAGCGGATGATCTTGACGGCAGCAGACACCAGCGTTTCATTCTTCGCCTCGCTTCCGGACATACTGTTCTGATCGCCCATAACATCGACCTTGCGCCGAGGGTGGATGCCATTGATGTAGGTGACACTATCGGGTTTTCCGGTGTCTATGAGTGGAATGAGCGGGGGGGTGTGGTGCACTGGACCCATCATGATCCCCAGGGCAGGAGGCAGGGAGGCTGGATCGAGCACCGGGGCAGGCGCTACCGATGA
- a CDS encoding 2-oxoacid:ferredoxin oxidoreductase subunit beta, with the protein MSVPALKAKDYKSGIKPVWCPGCGHFAVLAALTRAMAHLGLEKESVAVVSGIGCSSRLPAYIDSYGFHGIHGRALAAASGLKAARPDLTVVVAGGDGDGFSIGGNHFLHACRRNMDMTYIVMDNEVYGMTKGQASPTTRPTWTNSKMTPHGTGIPRFNPAAIALAAGAGFIARGYSGEPKEMTRLLVEAMQYPGFAFVQVLSGCVTFRPDQRGWKEVVHPFINDVPTQDRIKAAQIIQADEGKATGVIYASPFPVWQPENEQVTELSLLEEEFCI; encoded by the coding sequence ATGTCGGTACCAGCGTTAAAAGCGAAGGACTATAAATCGGGAATCAAACCGGTATGGTGTCCTGGTTGCGGTCATTTTGCGGTGTTGGCCGCATTGACAAGGGCCATGGCCCACCTCGGGCTCGAAAAAGAGAGTGTGGCGGTGGTATCGGGTATTGGCTGTTCCTCCCGCCTGCCCGCCTATATCGACAGTTATGGTTTTCATGGCATACATGGCCGCGCACTTGCGGCAGCCTCCGGACTCAAGGCGGCACGGCCCGATTTGACCGTGGTGGTTGCCGGGGGCGACGGTGATGGCTTCTCCATTGGAGGCAATCACTTTCTGCACGCCTGCCGACGGAATATGGATATGACCTACATCGTCATGGATAACGAGGTCTATGGGATGACCAAGGGCCAGGCCTCTCCAACCACCAGACCTACCTGGACCAACAGTAAAATGACTCCCCATGGCACCGGCATACCCCGTTTCAACCCGGCTGCCATCGCCCTGGCGGCAGGGGCCGGGTTCATTGCCCGGGGTTATTCGGGGGAACCGAAGGAGATGACCCGGCTACTGGTAGAGGCCATGCAGTATCCGGGGTTCGCATTCGTCCAGGTGTTGAGCGGTTGTGTCACATTCAGGCCTGACCAAAGGGGCTGGAAAGAGGTCGTTCATCCCTTTATCAACGATGTGCCGACCCAGGACAGGATTAAAGCGGCACAGATCATACAGGCGGATGAAGGCAAGGCGACAGGGGTTATCTACGCTTCGCCTTTCCCTGTCTGGCAACCTGAAAATGAGCAGGTTACAGAACTGAGTCTCCTGGAAGAGGAGTTTTGCATATGA
- the ybaK gene encoding Cys-tRNA(Pro) deacylase gives MTPAVNAAKKAGIKFRTHAYEHDSKHPSYGLEAAEKLGITPQRVFKTLVVQLDAKELAVAVVPVASQLDLKAFAKAAKVKKVAMADARLVERSTGYVLGGVSPLGQKRRLLTLLDRSGLDFPTLYVSAGRRGLEIELAAGDLLRLLDGRLADIAR, from the coding sequence ATGACACCGGCAGTCAACGCGGCAAAAAAAGCCGGGATAAAGTTCCGGACCCACGCTTACGAGCATGACTCGAAGCATCCGTCATATGGTCTGGAAGCGGCAGAAAAGCTCGGCATCACCCCACAGCGTGTGTTCAAGACCCTGGTGGTCCAACTCGATGCCAAGGAGTTGGCCGTGGCAGTGGTGCCGGTGGCATCCCAGCTGGACCTGAAGGCGTTCGCCAAGGCTGCGAAGGTGAAAAAGGTGGCCATGGCGGATGCCAGGCTGGTGGAGCGTAGCACCGGGTATGTACTGGGCGGTGTCAGCCCGTTGGGGCAGAAAAGGCGCCTGTTGACCTTGCTTGATCGTTCCGGGCTCGATTTTCCCACCCTCTATGTCAGTGCCGGGCGGCGTGGTTTGGAAATTGAACTGGCGGCCGGTGATCTGTTGCGGTTGTTGGATGGGCGCTTGGCGGATATTGCCAGATAG
- the hspQ gene encoding heat shock protein HspQ, with translation MAKDLETTKAKFAVGELVYHRLFEYRGVIVDVDARFMLSDEWYEQVARSRPPKDQPWYRVLVHSSNDETYVAERNLTSDINIEPVEHPLIKEFFHDFVDGRYVTGRRVN, from the coding sequence ATGGCTAAAGATTTAGAGACTACAAAAGCAAAGTTCGCAGTCGGCGAGCTTGTCTACCATCGTCTGTTTGAATACCGCGGAGTGATTGTGGATGTGGACGCAAGATTCATGCTCAGTGACGAGTGGTATGAGCAGGTAGCCCGCTCCCGGCCACCCAAGGATCAGCCCTGGTACCGGGTGCTGGTCCACAGCTCCAATGACGAGACCTATGTGGCCGAGCGTAATCTGACATCGGATATCAATATCGAACCGGTGGAGCATCCCTTGATCAAAGAGTTTTTTCATGACTTCGTGGACGGCAGATACGTCACCGGCAGACGAGTCAACTGA
- a CDS encoding 2-oxoacid:acceptor oxidoreductase subunit alpha produces MNNNNQVSQSNSSFSVAITGSGGSGAVTAGRIVLEAAARCGYQGLMTRSAGPQIRGGESAAMIRFAPGPVECMGDHYDLLVALDWLNIERFADEIPLTEKSLILCDPAAGDVPSQLRSNRAEIREVPFKVFASGLPEGRINMVALGAMAMLCGLQLEALEASVKQVLERKGEQVVESALRALSLGYNHDRRPIQAPLSPGEQRDIWSITGNHACGAGALRGGVRFVAAYPITPASEMLEWLAPRLEKLGGSLLQAEDELASINMIIGSSFGGVPSLTATSGPGLSLMVEGLGLALVSETPVTVVNVMRGGPSTGIPTKSEQADLDIALYGLHGDAPHLVFAPLSIRDCVFTTQWAVQLAEHLQTVALVLTDQSLGQSQAIIEAPPMVEMPWRRALEESPASDYKRYQITADAISPMTLPGTPGGMYTADGLEHNEQGTPSSMAADHREQLNKRLKKLEGFDYGDDWAEIEGDGDECIITWGSSAGVVRESAHKLKQQGREIRVIAIRLLAPLQRQKLSQAIQGANRILVVEQNHGGQLFHYLHAQGVLPKYAESLAQPGPLPLRSGRIIRVL; encoded by the coding sequence ATGAATAACAACAACCAGGTTTCTCAGTCGAACAGCAGTTTTTCAGTTGCGATTACAGGTTCTGGAGGCAGTGGGGCGGTTACCGCGGGGCGAATTGTCTTAGAGGCTGCCGCGCGCTGTGGATATCAAGGCTTGATGACGCGATCGGCGGGGCCGCAGATTCGTGGCGGTGAGTCGGCGGCAATGATCCGTTTCGCCCCAGGTCCGGTGGAGTGCATGGGCGATCACTATGATCTGCTGGTCGCCCTCGATTGGCTGAATATCGAACGTTTTGCCGACGAAATACCGCTTACAGAGAAGAGCCTGATACTTTGTGATCCCGCCGCCGGGGATGTGCCTTCACAACTACGCAGCAATCGCGCGGAAATCCGTGAGGTCCCGTTCAAGGTGTTTGCCTCCGGATTGCCCGAGGGGCGGATAAACATGGTTGCATTGGGGGCCATGGCTATGCTCTGCGGTTTACAGCTCGAAGCCCTGGAAGCGAGTGTCAAGCAGGTATTGGAGAGAAAGGGTGAGCAGGTTGTCGAGTCCGCATTACGCGCCTTGAGTCTTGGTTACAATCACGACCGGCGTCCTATCCAGGCGCCGTTGTCACCCGGTGAGCAACGTGATATCTGGAGTATTACCGGCAACCATGCCTGTGGAGCCGGTGCCCTGCGTGGCGGGGTGAGGTTTGTTGCGGCCTATCCGATTACACCGGCCAGCGAGATGCTCGAGTGGCTGGCGCCGCGACTGGAAAAACTGGGTGGCTCCCTGTTGCAGGCGGAGGATGAATTGGCATCCATCAATATGATTATCGGCTCTTCCTTTGGCGGTGTACCTTCGCTCACTGCAACCTCGGGGCCTGGTTTGAGCCTGATGGTTGAGGGTTTGGGATTGGCCCTGGTCAGTGAAACCCCGGTCACGGTTGTGAACGTGATGAGGGGTGGACCTTCAACCGGTATACCTACCAAGTCGGAACAGGCCGATCTGGATATCGCCCTGTATGGTCTGCATGGTGATGCGCCGCATCTGGTGTTTGCACCCCTCTCGATACGCGATTGTGTCTTTACCACCCAATGGGCCGTCCAGTTGGCGGAGCATCTGCAGACAGTCGCCCTGGTGCTCACGGACCAATCCCTGGGTCAGTCCCAGGCAATCATCGAGGCACCGCCGATGGTGGAAATGCCCTGGCGGCGCGCACTTGAGGAGTCGCCCGCCAGCGACTACAAGCGCTATCAAATCACCGCGGACGCCATCTCCCCCATGACACTACCCGGTACGCCAGGTGGCATGTATACCGCCGACGGTCTGGAACACAATGAGCAAGGCACACCCTCGAGCATGGCCGCTGACCATCGTGAGCAGCTCAACAAGCGTTTGAAAAAGCTTGAGGGATTCGACTATGGGGATGACTGGGCAGAGATCGAGGGGGATGGGGATGAGTGCATCATCACCTGGGGATCGAGCGCTGGGGTCGTCAGGGAGAGCGCGCATAAACTAAAACAGCAGGGCAGGGAGATCCGGGTCATTGCCATCCGCCTGCTGGCCCCGTTGCAGCGACAGAAACTGAGCCAGGCCATACAGGGTGCAAACAGGATTCTTGTGGTGGAACAGAATCATGGTGGCCAGCTGTTTCACTATCTGCACGCTCAAGGTGTGTTACCCAAATATGCGGAGTCCCTGGCCCAACCGGGCCCGTTGCCGCTCAGGTCGGGACGCATCATCAGAGTCCTTTAA
- a CDS encoding ferritin-like domain-containing protein: protein MSDDPDVVIDTVGEFLVHALELEEASSDHYDELADSMEIHNNLKVAELFRKLGGYSRQHAKEVYARTEGIDLPTITPWDFKWKCPSSPESFCMEEASYMMTIAQAMEIALFNEIRGRDFYQQVADNTANDEVKKIALEMVEEEGWHVEMLREWQTSLKEEPPLDDLDPPNMPE, encoded by the coding sequence ATGAGTGATGATCCAGATGTCGTGATCGATACGGTGGGTGAGTTCCTGGTGCATGCCCTTGAACTGGAGGAGGCCTCCAGCGACCATTACGATGAGTTGGCGGATAGTATGGAGATCCACAACAATCTGAAGGTTGCGGAACTGTTCAGGAAGCTGGGTGGCTATAGCCGGCAGCATGCGAAGGAGGTGTATGCGCGTACCGAGGGAATCGACCTGCCTACAATAACCCCATGGGATTTCAAGTGGAAATGCCCCTCATCGCCGGAGTCGTTCTGCATGGAAGAAGCGAGCTATATGATGACTATCGCCCAGGCCATGGAGATTGCCCTGTTCAACGAGATCCGCGGTAGGGATTTCTATCAGCAGGTAGCCGACAATACCGCAAATGATGAGGTGAAAAAGATTGCGTTGGAGATGGTCGAGGAGGAGGGGTGGCATGTTGAGATGCTGCGGGAGTGGCAAACCAGTTTGAAGGAGGAGCCGCCGCTGGATGATCTTGATCCGCCGAATATGCCTGAATAG
- a CDS encoding DUF3581 family protein, whose protein sequence is MVLANYFTAEGNKVQFTRDQASRFAKEIANDFNPLHNTEAKMFCVPGDLLFAVALNHLGLSQQMHFTFSGMVRDQAVIFPDSSASLIQVVDEAGKQYLSIEREGETTHDPLLIDHLSSRYVAFSGMAFPHILVPLMAAEGVMINPARPLVIYQSMEIDLNRLDLNDPQLESTGSSLDVQGKKGMVRLDFRFMEAGIEVGHGTKHMALRGLQPYQDEVMQGVVDEYNDYKQTYITAGKG, encoded by the coding sequence ATGGTGTTGGCCAACTATTTTACTGCCGAGGGTAACAAGGTTCAGTTCACCCGCGACCAAGCCAGTCGCTTCGCAAAAGAGATTGCAAACGATTTCAATCCGTTACACAACACTGAAGCAAAGATGTTTTGCGTCCCCGGGGATCTGCTCTTTGCCGTTGCCCTGAACCATCTCGGACTGAGCCAACAGATGCATTTTACCTTCTCAGGCATGGTGAGAGACCAGGCAGTGATTTTCCCCGACAGTAGCGCATCGCTGATCCAGGTTGTTGATGAAGCGGGCAAACAGTACCTCTCCATCGAGCGCGAAGGTGAAACCACCCATGATCCACTGCTGATCGATCACCTCTCCAGCCGTTACGTGGCCTTCTCAGGTATGGCCTTCCCTCACATCCTCGTACCACTGATGGCCGCAGAGGGGGTTATGATCAACCCTGCCCGCCCACTGGTGATCTACCAGAGCATGGAGATCGACCTGAATCGCCTGGACTTGAATGATCCCCAGTTGGAATCCACTGGCTCAAGTTTGGATGTGCAGGGTAAAAAGGGCATGGTGCGCCTCGATTTTCGCTTTATGGAAGCGGGTATCGAGGTTGGACACGGCACCAAGCATATGGCCCTGAGAGGACTGCAGCCCTACCAGGATGAGGTCATGCAGGGGGTGGTCGATGAGTATAACGACTACAAACAGACCTATATCACCGCTGGCAAAGGGTGA
- a CDS encoding arylesterase: protein MKKILLLLLLLSLEWPIGSSAATPNLLVVGDSLSAGYGVAAEQRWVTLLGQRLAQHCGPFSVVNASISGDTSKGGLSRLPALLANHGPDLVVIELGGNDGLRGIPIKTMRHNLQQMVSLAKRAKAAVLLLGVRLPANYGEAFVNAFHQVYYDVAEAESVPLVPFFLQDVALEKELMQADGIHPNDKAQPILLDNVWSKLSSLIRDRGLAAGCNDLTPIIAN from the coding sequence ATGAAAAAGATCCTACTGCTGTTATTACTCTTATCTCTGGAATGGCCCATAGGGTCGAGTGCGGCCACGCCCAACCTGCTGGTTGTGGGTGACAGCCTGAGTGCCGGCTACGGCGTCGCCGCCGAGCAGCGCTGGGTGACACTCCTGGGACAGCGCCTGGCGCAGCATTGTGGCCCCTTCAGCGTCGTCAATGCCAGTATCAGTGGTGATACCAGCAAGGGTGGACTAAGCCGACTTCCAGCCCTGTTGGCCAATCACGGGCCCGACCTCGTGGTCATCGAACTCGGCGGCAATGACGGCCTGCGTGGTATCCCCATCAAAACCATGCGCCATAATCTGCAACAGATGGTAAGCCTGGCAAAACGGGCCAAGGCAGCGGTACTGCTGCTGGGTGTGCGTCTGCCGGCGAACTATGGCGAGGCGTTCGTGAATGCCTTCCATCAAGTCTATTATGATGTCGCGGAGGCGGAATCGGTTCCCCTGGTGCCTTTCTTTTTGCAGGACGTTGCCTTGGAAAAAGAGCTTATGCAGGCCGATGGCATCCACCCCAATGACAAGGCCCAGCCTATACTCCTGGACAATGTCTGGTCAAAACTGAGTTCCCTGATTCGCGATAGGGGCTTGGCGGCCGGCTGTAATGATTTAACACCAATCATTGCTAATTAG
- a CDS encoding paraquat-inducible protein A → MTAMDESRPMVIPQQSVRWLRWLLVISTGLLLAGLYLPMLTLTKFLFIANSFSVISGIWELLQRGHWFLFAVVGLFSVVLPILKILLLFLLLQLGEVNSTRYIKLLKIMHDYGRWGMLDVMVVAVMIVAVKLDVIAEIELHTGLYLFAAAVLLIMYITHRIAGYSQAP, encoded by the coding sequence ATGACCGCTATGGATGAATCCAGGCCGATGGTGATTCCACAACAGTCGGTCAGATGGCTTCGCTGGTTGCTGGTGATCTCCACAGGCCTGTTGCTTGCGGGTCTCTATCTGCCGATGCTGACCCTGACCAAGTTTCTGTTTATCGCAAACTCATTTTCCGTGATATCGGGGATATGGGAATTACTCCAGAGGGGGCACTGGTTCCTCTTCGCTGTGGTTGGATTGTTCAGTGTGGTATTGCCTATCCTGAAGATCCTGCTGCTGTTCCTGTTACTGCAACTGGGTGAAGTCAACTCGACACGCTATATCAAACTGCTGAAGATCATGCATGATTACGGACGCTGGGGAATGCTGGATGTGATGGTGGTGGCGGTGATGATCGTGGCGGTAAAACTGGACGTTATTGCCGAGATCGAACTGCATACCGGACTCTATCTGTTCGCCGCCGCGGTGTTGCTCATCATGTACATCACGCACCGTATTGCCGGCTATTCGCAAGCACCATGA
- a CDS encoding ABC transporter permease, with amino-acid sequence MNSLQFALRLLRRDWRAGELRLLATALVIAVASVTSVGFFTDRIERAMARQASEVLAADIRVESNQPLPESFTQEAERRQLAQASTLSFPSVILHAEATQLVQVKAVSDTYPLRGQMRVRDRVTGDDHVAEAVPASGEAWLEERLLPLLGIDVGDRIKVGKSSFRVSRIIVYEPDRSANLFRLAPRLLIPIGDIPETGLLGPASRVRHYLLLAGSPSQMSDYREWVEGQNIRGLQVEDIRSARPELRSALDQGGRFLRLAAATAILLCMVAVALSSRRFVERQSDSSALLRCLGASRRQVTRIFILRLLSLGLVASLLGVLIGLGVQTLLIQLIGHWFTSQVPAPTAWPVVSGLVTGILVLIGFSLPSVIRLGEVPPLRVFRRHLAAPPISYRLFLLVSLVSLSVLLVWQIGDDRMALRLIGGLLAGLAILLLLSRLLVYVLAPLRHLTAGSWRYGLASLSRNPATTSIQLTGFGLGFTVLLLLAIVRVDLLSSWQGALPADSPNQFLINIQPDEVEGVRDLLALGEIDTKGLFPMIRGRLVSIDGHPVSRDDYDNPRAQRLATRDFNISHALQPQADNKIIAGRWWSQAQLNEAWFSVEQGLAETLGIPLEAELEFEIAGSRVKGRVESLRSVEWDSFNVNFFVIGTPGLLARGPATYITSFYMPAEKRPMLHRLIQQFPSITALDVTAIMAQVRAIMDRGALAVEAVFLFTLAAGLIVLYAGIQASHELKVQETAVLRTLGVKRSVLYLSTLLEFALLGGLAGLISAALASGISYSLAHTVFNLPWEFNLSMWITALLGGALCVGIAGTLASRPLLNTPPLVTMRKI; translated from the coding sequence TTGAATTCACTCCAGTTTGCACTGCGCTTGCTGCGCCGGGATTGGCGTGCAGGGGAGCTCAGGCTGCTCGCCACCGCACTGGTGATCGCGGTGGCCTCGGTGACTTCGGTGGGTTTCTTTACCGACCGCATCGAGCGCGCCATGGCACGCCAGGCCAGTGAGGTATTGGCGGCGGATATCAGGGTCGAGAGCAATCAGCCACTGCCCGAATCATTTACCCAGGAAGCCGAGAGACGGCAGCTCGCCCAAGCTTCGACCCTAAGCTTCCCCAGTGTCATCCTGCATGCTGAGGCGACCCAGCTGGTCCAGGTCAAAGCGGTCTCCGATACCTACCCCCTGCGCGGTCAGATGCGGGTACGTGACAGGGTGACTGGAGACGACCATGTCGCGGAAGCTGTCCCGGCGTCCGGAGAGGCCTGGCTGGAGGAGCGCCTGCTACCCCTGCTGGGGATAGATGTCGGTGACCGGATCAAGGTGGGTAAGAGCAGTTTCCGGGTGAGTCGCATCATTGTCTATGAACCGGATCGTTCGGCAAATCTGTTTCGCCTGGCCCCCAGGCTGCTGATCCCCATTGGCGACATCCCGGAGACCGGCTTGCTGGGTCCCGCAAGCCGGGTCAGACACTATCTGCTGCTGGCCGGCTCCCCCTCGCAGATGAGCGACTATCGGGAATGGGTGGAAGGGCAAAATATCAGAGGTCTGCAGGTTGAGGATATCCGCTCCGCCCGGCCGGAACTGCGCAGCGCCCTGGACCAGGGGGGACGCTTCCTGCGGCTTGCCGCCGCCACCGCCATCCTGCTCTGCATGGTGGCCGTGGCACTGTCCAGCCGCCGTTTTGTGGAACGCCAATCGGATAGCAGTGCGCTGCTGAGATGCCTTGGCGCCAGCCGTCGGCAAGTCACCCGGATATTTATCCTGCGACTGTTGAGCCTGGGGCTGGTCGCCAGCCTGCTGGGCGTATTGATCGGATTGGGTGTACAGACCCTGCTTATTCAGCTGATCGGCCACTGGTTCACCAGCCAGGTCCCGGCGCCCACGGCATGGCCGGTGGTATCGGGCCTGGTCACCGGCATTCTGGTCCTGATCGGTTTCTCCCTGCCCTCCGTCATTCGCCTCGGCGAGGTACCCCCGCTGCGGGTTTTCCGGCGTCACTTGGCGGCACCCCCCATCAGCTACCGGCTGTTTCTCCTGGTATCCCTGGTCTCCCTGAGCGTCCTGCTGGTGTGGCAGATCGGCGATGACAGGATGGCCCTGCGCCTGATAGGCGGGCTTCTGGCCGGACTGGCGATCCTGCTGTTGTTGTCACGCCTCCTGGTCTATGTGCTGGCACCCTTGCGCCATCTCACCGCGGGTTCCTGGCGCTATGGGTTGGCCAGCCTTTCCCGCAATCCCGCCACAACCAGCATTCAGTTGACCGGTTTCGGATTGGGCTTTACGGTGTTGCTGCTGCTGGCGATCGTGAGGGTCGATCTGTTATCCAGTTGGCAGGGGGCGCTTCCCGCCGACAGTCCCAACCAGTTTCTGATCAATATCCAACCCGACGAGGTGGAAGGGGTGCGTGATCTGCTGGCCCTGGGCGAGATAGATACCAAAGGACTGTTTCCCATGATCCGCGGCCGTCTGGTCTCCATTGATGGGCATCCGGTCAGCCGCGATGATTATGACAATCCCAGGGCCCAGCGCCTCGCAACCCGGGATTTCAACATCAGCCATGCGCTACAGCCACAGGCCGACAACAAGATCATCGCCGGTCGTTGGTGGTCGCAAGCCCAGTTGAACGAGGCCTGGTTCTCGGTGGAGCAGGGATTGGCGGAGACCCTGGGGATACCCCTCGAGGCTGAGTTGGAGTTCGAGATCGCCGGCAGCCGGGTCAAGGGCCGTGTCGAAAGCCTTAGATCTGTGGAGTGGGACTCGTTCAATGTCAACTTCTTCGTTATCGGCACACCGGGATTGCTTGCCCGGGGACCGGCCACCTACATCACAAGCTTCTATATGCCCGCCGAAAAGAGGCCGATGTTACACCGCCTGATCCAGCAATTCCCCAGCATCACGGCGCTGGATGTCACCGCCATCATGGCCCAGGTTCGCGCCATCATGGACCGCGGCGCCCTGGCGGTGGAGGCGGTCTTCCTGTTCACCCTTGCCGCTGGATTGATCGTGCTCTATGCAGGCATTCAGGCAAGCCATGAGCTGAAGGTGCAGGAGACCGCCGTATTGCGCACACTCGGGGTCAAACGCAGTGTGCTCTATCTCTCCACCCTGCTGGAATTTGCCCTGCTTGGGGGATTGGCGGGCCTGATCTCGGCTGCATTGGCAAGCGGCATCAGCTACTCCCTGGCCCATACGGTGTTCAATCTACCCTGGGAGTTCAATTTATCCATGTGGATCACCGCCCTGCTGGGAGGTGCCCTATGCGTCGGAATCGCCGGTACCCTGGCCAGCCGGCCGCTGCTTAATACCCCACCACTGGTGACTATGAGGAAGATATAA